A single region of the Candidatus Zixiibacteriota bacterium genome encodes:
- a CDS encoding histidinol-phosphatase, producing the protein MPEKKRVTPLEIGGLADMHCHCDYSIDAVGTIDEYCNAALERGLAEICFTTHYDSNPNAEGDANHILIGGKRKPATIDNLAPYVENVQRAREEYYPLGLAVKLGLEFGWYPNCEKEVEKLKNCYPFEYVLCGVHEIDNVCFCCVKEYERCFARFSVEQMAERYFGDVITAARSGLFDTIAHLEYYRKYGVQYYGQQEIANAWRPHAAELAQALQESGTGLEVNTAALRKGLNGYYPQVNLVNALRRIGVEVQHLGSDAHTPEDVGYDFDAAASLIPHAIGGCDD; encoded by the coding sequence ATGCCTGAAAAGAAGCGTGTGACACCGCTTGAGATAGGCGGCCTAGCCGATATGCATTGCCACTGTGATTATTCGATCGACGCCGTGGGTACGATCGATGAGTACTGCAACGCCGCACTTGAGCGTGGCTTGGCTGAAATCTGCTTCACCACGCATTACGATTCGAACCCAAACGCCGAAGGCGACGCCAACCACATTTTGATTGGGGGGAAGCGGAAACCGGCCACGATTGATAACCTTGCCCCCTATGTCGAGAACGTCCAACGTGCAAGGGAGGAATATTATCCGCTTGGATTGGCAGTCAAACTCGGACTGGAGTTTGGCTGGTATCCCAATTGCGAAAAAGAAGTTGAGAAACTCAAGAATTGCTATCCGTTCGAGTACGTGCTGTGCGGCGTGCATGAGATCGACAACGTCTGCTTCTGTTGCGTGAAGGAATACGAGCGCTGTTTCGCTCGTTTTTCCGTCGAACAGATGGCCGAGCGGTATTTTGGCGACGTGATCACGGCTGCGCGGTCGGGCCTGTTTGATACGATTGCTCATCTCGAATATTATCGTAAGTACGGAGTGCAATACTACGGCCAGCAGGAGATCGCCAACGCCTGGCGACCACATGCCGCCGAGTTGGCGCAAGCGCTACAAGAGAGCGGCACGGGCCTTGAGGTCAACACCGCTGCGCTTCGCAAGGGACTGAACGGTTACTATCCGCAGGTGAATCTGGTAAACGCACTGAGGAGAATCGGTGTTGAAGTACAACATCTTGGCTCCGATGCCCACACACCGGAAGATGTTGGCTATGATTTCGATGCCGCCGCGTCGTTAATACCTCATGCAATCGGCG
- a CDS encoding pyridoxal phosphate-dependent aminotransferase has translation MSISQLAREIKESPTLALNLKAQILRDRGEAVVHLGAGEPKSKVPVDAILAAAGKLTTADIRYTPTEGIPQLLKAIVRYTEENYNKLVGPEQILVANGAKQAFYNLMITLINPQEEVIILAPYWVSYPEIVKMVYGVPVIVTPEDGRFHPRMEDIVKCVSSYTRVIVVNSPNNPSGVVYSEDFIREMVEFCERKGIYLIMDDIYHKLVFDGVQAPPCYKFSKDDTDSSKMIVINGVSKLYAMTGFRIGWIVASKKITQAMINVQAQNTSCPPIIEQVAAAGALTGVQSGVEALRLTLQNNRDVMVRELNAFTGVRLIPPQGTFYCLPDFSAYEKDSVKLSKFLLEKALVVAVPGKEFGMEGHLRLSFCGTIKEIMTGVERIKWSLDPESPNEIYIGDRKMRRDWL, from the coding sequence ATGAGTATCAGCCAATTGGCTCGTGAAATTAAAGAGTCGCCGACGCTGGCGCTGAATCTGAAAGCTCAGATTTTGCGCGACCGAGGCGAAGCAGTGGTACATCTCGGCGCCGGTGAACCCAAGAGCAAGGTACCGGTTGATGCCATTCTCGCAGCGGCCGGCAAACTCACCACCGCTGACATACGGTACACTCCGACCGAGGGGATTCCCCAACTACTGAAAGCAATCGTGCGGTACACCGAAGAGAACTACAACAAGCTCGTCGGACCGGAGCAGATACTTGTCGCCAACGGCGCCAAGCAGGCTTTCTACAACCTCATGATTACCCTGATCAATCCTCAGGAGGAAGTCATTATTCTGGCACCGTACTGGGTGAGTTACCCGGAAATCGTCAAGATGGTCTACGGTGTGCCGGTGATTGTTACACCCGAGGATGGCCGGTTTCATCCGCGCATGGAAGATATTGTTAAGTGCGTAAGCTCGTACACTCGGGTCATCGTCGTAAACAGCCCAAACAACCCCTCCGGCGTTGTCTATTCCGAAGACTTCATCCGGGAGATGGTTGAATTCTGCGAGCGTAAGGGCATCTATCTTATCATGGATGACATTTATCATAAGCTGGTATTCGATGGTGTTCAGGCTCCTCCGTGCTACAAGTTCTCTAAGGACGATACCGACTCCTCCAAGATGATCGTCATCAACGGTGTCTCCAAACTGTACGCCATGACTGGATTCCGGATCGGCTGGATTGTGGCGAGCAAGAAGATCACCCAGGCGATGATCAATGTGCAGGCACAGAACACATCGTGTCCGCCGATCATCGAGCAGGTGGCCGCCGCAGGCGCGTTGACCGGTGTCCAGAGCGGCGTTGAGGCGCTCCGACTGACACTCCAGAACAACCGCGATGTCATGGTGCGCGAGCTCAATGCCTTCACCGGTGTCCGCCTGATTCCGCCGCAGGGGACATTTTATTGCCTGCCGGATTTCAGCGCTTATGAGAAAGATTCGGTCAAACTGTCCAAGTTCCTCCTTGAAAAAGCGTTGGTAGTGGCGGTTCCCGGCAAGGAGTTCGGGATGGAAGGACACTTGCGACTCAGTTTCTGCGGCACGATCAAAGAGATCATGACTGGCGTGGAGCGGATCAAGTGGTCTCTGGATCCAGAGTCCCCGAATGAGATATACATTGGCGATCGGAAGATGAGGAGAGACTGGCTATGA
- a CDS encoding MBL fold metallo-hydrolase, whose amino-acid sequence MGPFEVNCYLYWDATTGDGVIIDPGAECETILKTIERCNMTSKGLLLTHGHGDHIGAVNEVMNRLSVPLYASVEELPLLSNPAANLSAFLGQAVSTQKPDHFVADEQLLVLGAIQLRVLSTPGHSPGGVSYLDETEGILFCGDALFQGSIGRTDLPGCSHETLIDSIQRKILALPDSVICYPGHGPFTTVGAERSSNPFLVGGYHA is encoded by the coding sequence GTGGGACCTTTTGAAGTAAACTGCTATCTGTATTGGGATGCGACCACCGGTGACGGCGTGATTATTGACCCTGGTGCCGAGTGTGAGACTATCCTGAAGACTATCGAACGGTGTAACATGACATCCAAAGGTCTGTTGCTAACCCACGGTCACGGAGATCACATTGGTGCCGTAAACGAGGTGATGAACCGGTTGTCCGTTCCATTGTATGCATCTGTCGAAGAACTCCCGCTTTTGTCGAATCCGGCGGCGAATCTGTCGGCTTTCCTTGGACAAGCGGTCAGCACACAAAAACCCGACCATTTCGTAGCCGATGAACAGCTTTTGGTCCTTGGGGCGATTCAACTGCGCGTCCTCTCAACACCCGGCCATAGCCCGGGTGGAGTAAGTTACCTTGACGAAACAGAGGGAATCCTGTTCTGCGGTGACGCGCTATTTCAGGGATCGATCGGAAGGACAGACCTGCCCGGTTGTTCGCATGAAACGCTGATCGACTCGATTCAGCGGAAAATACTGGCACTTCCGGATTCGGTCATCTGTTATCCAGGTCATGGGCCATTCACAACCGTGGGGGCAGAACGGAGCTCCAATCCTTTTCTTGTAGGAGGCTATCATGCCTGA
- the pta gene encoding phosphate acetyltransferase, giving the protein MNVVASIKEKARAKHRKVVLPEGTEPRAIKAAAKLIAEGISEVILLGDQKEIERLSKEHGLALNKVETLNPATAPEYREFVAEFMEIRKAKGITEGEAKKAMLSPLYFGAMLVRRDRAAASVAGSINTTGDVLRAAIQVLGLKPSITTVSSSFIMTLPKFRDVTDKVFMFGDCAVVPNPDAEQLASIAASTADTMRNLIGEEPRIGMLSFSTKGSAKHDDVNKVLKAIDVLKREHPELKVDGEFQLDAAIIPEVAKSKAPGSVIAGNCNCLIFPDLDAGNIGYKLVQRLAGATATGPIIQGLAKPANDLSRGCSADDIVDVSAIATLMRG; this is encoded by the coding sequence ATGAACGTTGTAGCATCGATAAAAGAAAAAGCCAGAGCGAAACATCGGAAGGTGGTACTTCCAGAGGGAACTGAACCGCGTGCCATCAAAGCGGCAGCCAAGCTTATTGCCGAAGGGATTTCCGAAGTAATTCTTCTGGGAGACCAGAAGGAGATCGAACGGCTGTCCAAGGAGCACGGCCTGGCTCTGAACAAAGTGGAAACTCTGAATCCGGCCACCGCTCCGGAATACCGAGAGTTTGTCGCGGAATTCATGGAAATCCGCAAGGCCAAGGGGATCACCGAAGGCGAGGCCAAAAAAGCCATGCTCTCCCCTCTGTACTTCGGGGCTATGCTGGTACGGCGGGACCGGGCGGCGGCATCGGTGGCAGGTTCCATCAACACAACCGGCGATGTTCTCCGCGCCGCTATCCAGGTGCTTGGCTTGAAGCCTAGCATCACAACGGTATCAAGTTCGTTTATAATGACACTTCCGAAGTTCCGCGACGTGACCGACAAAGTGTTTATGTTTGGTGATTGTGCTGTCGTACCCAATCCGGACGCCGAACAGCTTGCCTCGATTGCGGCGTCCACGGCTGATACGATGCGGAACCTGATCGGTGAAGAGCCGCGGATCGGCATGCTATCGTTCTCGACCAAAGGCTCGGCCAAACACGATGATGTTAACAAGGTTTTGAAAGCCATAGATGTTCTTAAGCGCGAACATCCTGAATTGAAGGTCGATGGCGAGTTCCAACTGGACGCCGCCATCATTCCGGAAGTCGCGAAGTCCAAGGCGCCCGGTTCGGTTATCGCCGGCAACTGCAATTGTCTCATTTTCCCCGACCTTGATGCCGGCAACATCGGATACAAACTGGTGCAGCGACTGGCCGGCGCTACCGCTACCGGGCCGATCATACAAGGGCTGGCCAAGCCTGCCAACGATCTGTCGCGCGGCTGCTCAGCCGACGATATTGTCGATGTGTCTGCTATTGCGACGTTGATGCGAGGTTAA